Sequence from the Drosophila innubila isolate TH190305 chromosome 3L unlocalized genomic scaffold, UK_Dinn_1.0 0_D_3L, whole genome shotgun sequence genome:
ctgaagaagaagatgaagatgaagaagcTGAAACTTCATTAGGGCCAAAATATGCATCGTTAGTTCTTTTGACTGAAGAGATCTACTTTGTATCTCATGCGATATACacatttgacttttgttttttggatCGTAGATAGAAaagcattaatttatttaaattcgtgTCTGTATTtcttataatacattttataatattttacctgcaaacaaataaatatgtataaatattaaatttatatttttagcataaaaatcttaatgataataaattcaatttaatgtgAAATTTCTATGCCTATGTCaatgtctaaaaataaattaatatctgTATTAATATCTGATACACTTCACTCTACATTCCGTAGagtacttttattaatttacacacTTTGTCGATTTGTAATACAAGCACTAGGAAGAGACTTCACAGATTAGAATCCGGTGCACCATATTGAAGGACTGCTTGCCGCAATCCCTTGCAGCCTGTGCACTGGACATTGAGGAGGGCCTGTTCCAGGATCTGAGAGGTTTTTCCCTGATCCAGAGTACGTTGCTCGAGACGCAGCTCTTGTTGCAGGCAATCGGCCAGCTCTTCACGTCCAAAGGGTCGATAGTTGATGATGGTCATGTCCACGGGGAGTTGCTGCAGTAGCTCAAACTGTTGCCAGTAGTATTCCATCTCCAGATTGAAGATGTACACGACGAGCACAGTCTGGTTAACTGCCGCATTGAGGTCTCCTTCCCGTTCCAGCAACAACTTGTTGTAGATGGGCACAATGCCGTAATCACAGGTGGACAGATTGTCAATGATTATCAGATTCTGTCCGCAGTCGGACAGATGCTCCACAAAGTTGCGTATCATGTGGAACTTGTGGACTCCATCTGGCACATAGGTACTCCACGAATACGTGTGGACATTCTCCTGCCAGGGAAACTGCTGCCTGAGTCCCATTGTCGTCAGAGTTTTCCCTACGCCGGGTGGACCGAGTAAGGCgacagatttaaaatttctaggACTTTTCACGACTCGCTCTAAGCGTGCCAGAGCGTGCTCCTGGTTTAGCACCTGCCTGGAAATCTGTCGAAAGATTCGCTTCGTGTCCAACTCTTGATTGCAGTAGAAGGCACGAGCTGTTTCCTCTCGAGAAGCTCCCGGCTTTCCGCTCACTCCAAACAGACCGAGCATGCCGAGCCACAGAGATTGC
This genomic interval carries:
- the LOC117787379 gene encoding uncharacterized protein LOC117787379, yielding MRRGSWRMHQEMPFEGTLHPGHSADLADARKRGILQKTRCRPYREQLRSAQQANIMQGLMIVTGAATVLGVLWFHCLELTLDNDLTQVSVAGGTLQSLWLGMLGLFGVSGKPGASREETARAFYCNQELDTKRIFRQISRQVLNQEHALARLERVVKSPRNFKSVALLGPPGVGKTLTTMGLRQQFPWQENVHTYSWSTYVPDGVHKFHMIRNFVEHLSDCGQNLIIIDNLSTCDYGIVPIYNKLLLEREGDLNAAVNQTVLVVYIFNLEMEYYWQQFELLQQLPVDMTIINYRPFGREELADCLQQELRLEQRTLDQGKTSQILEQALLNVQCTGCKGLRQAVLQYGAPDSNL